The Theileria orientalis strain Shintoku DNA, chromosome 2, complete genome genome has a window encoding:
- a CDS encoding centromere/microtubule binding protein, translating into MDKTKQFLIKPEANSPPIDTSNWPFLLKNYDKLNVRTGHYTPMPHGSSPLCRDLSNYMKYGYINLDKPANPSSHEIVAWIKRILRCEKTGHSGTLDPKVTGVLLVCLNRATRLVKSQQNHGKEYVAVVKFHSPPESKAKVEKVLAELTGTLFQRPPLIAAVKRQLRVRTIYESKLLDYNAEEDLALFWVKCEAGTYVRTMCVHMGLLLGTGAHMQELRRVKSGNISEYDNMVTMHDVLDAQYLYDSTSDESYLRYVVSPLEQLLTGYKRVVVKDSCVNAICYGAKLMIPGVLRFENNIELHDELVMITTKGEAIALGIAQMTSAVIATVDHGVVAVIKRVIMDRDTYPMRWGYGNRSTEKRRLISLGLLDKDGKVNERTPQSWTKSEGYLPKLTGDSAAEGSASEDPKVNGETAGDSPEPNNKKRKF; encoded by the exons atggATAAGACCAAACAGTTTTTAATCAAACCGGAGGCCAATTCACCTCCAATTGATACTTCAAACTGGCCCTTTCTTTTAAAG AATTATGATAAGCTGAACGTACGAACTGGCCATTATACCCCGATGCCGCACGGCTCGTCGCCACTCTGCAGAGACCTGTCGAATTACATGAAATATGGATACATAAACTTGGATAAGCCGGCGAATCCATCATCGCACGAGATTGTGGCCTGGATAAAGAGGATTTTGAGGTGCGAAAAGACGGGCCACAGTGGAACTCTTGACCCTAAGGTCACAGGAGTTCTCCTGGTGTGCCTGAACAGGGCCACGCGCCTCGTAAAATCTCAGCAGAATCACG GGAAGGAATACGTAGCTGTCGTTAAGTTCCACTCACCGCCAGAGTCTAAAGCCAAGGTTGAGAAG GTGCTTGCGGAGCTGACTGGGACCCTGTTTCAGAGGCCTCCGCTGATTGCCGCAGTCAAGAGGCAGCTGCGCGTCAGGACAATATACGAGTCGAAGCTCCTCGACTACAACGCcgaggaggacctggcGCTCTTCTGGGTCAAGTGCGAAGCGGGCACGTACGTGAGGACAATGTGCGTGCACATGGGCCTGCTGCTGGGCACGGGCGCACACATGCAGGAGCTGCGCAGAGTTAAGTCGGGAAACATCTCGGAGTACGACAACATGGTGACCATGCACGACGTGCTCGACGCGCAGTACCTCTACGACAGCACCTCCGACGAGTCGTACCTGCGCTACGTGGTGAGTCCGCTCGAGCAGCTGCTCACGGGCTACAAGAGGGTCGTGGTCAAGGACTCGTGCGTTAACGCGATCTGCTACGGCGCGAAGCTCATGATCCCCGGAGTCCTCAGGTTCGAAAACAACATAGAGCTGCACGACGAGCTCGTCATGATAACCACGAAGGGCGAGGCGATCGCGCTGGGCATCGCACAAATGACCAGCGCAGTGATCGCGACGGTCGACCACGGCGTGGTAGCGGTCATCAAGAGGGTGATAATGGACCGCGACACGTACCCGATGCGCTGGGGGTACGGGAACAGGAGCACTGAGAAGAGGCGCCTGATCAGCCTGGGCCTCCTCGACAAGGACGGGAAGGTGAACGAGCGCACTCCGCAAAGCTGGACGAAGAGCGAGGGCTACCTGCCGAAGTTGACCGGCGATTCCGCCGCAGAGGGCAGTGCGTCAGAGGACCCGAAGGTCAACGGCGAAACTGCAGGAGACAGCCCAGAACCAAACAATAAGAAGCGCAAGTTTTAG
- a CDS encoding uncharacterized protein (zinc finger, RING-type domain containing protein) — protein MHNITDTDYSYGYLVENDAQNESDNGLSHEFNIGMDSSLPRSAWVQNNNANVIYAICDGVDDRKDSYGCNNTNIAVVLSILRDQIASRDNCLMHCDYSNDSVLNVLRSTPRHISVFPNKSRWWQRGQVRYGSQITNINEKIISKTFTGVEGPVEDKACAICLDDLTTDLISLNGCLHIYHKTCFVEYVLNSKKSKIVCPLCNCISFAGRGPSPPGKMSWNVKKEVTLLSNGTLITTIEIKYKMESGTQLRWHPNPGKPYKGVYKKAFLPITSDYLFILKMLILAFLDGQTFRIEDSFDAKFGNTVWNGIEHKTNIDGGVEGGGFPDSNYKSRVLENILSKGVEYSI, from the coding sequence ATGCACAACATAACTGATACTGATTACAGCTATGGTTACCTGGTAGAGAACGATGCTCAAAACGAGAGTGATAATGGCCTTAGCCATGAATTTAACATTGGCATGGATTCTTCTCTGCCAAGATCCGCATGGGTTCAAAACAACAATGCAAATGTGATTTATGCCATCTGTGACGGGGTGGACGACAGGAAAGATAGTTATGGATGCAACAACACGAACATAGCTGTTGTTCTGTCGATACTAAGGGATCAAATTGCATCCCGGGATAATTGTTTAATGCACTGCGATTATAGCAACGATTCTGTACTTAACGTTTTAAGATCCACTCCGAGACACATAAGCGTTTTCCCTAACAAATCTAGGTGGTGGCAGAGGGGCCAGGTTCGCTACGGGTCCCAAATCACCAACATAAATGAGAAGATAATTTCCAAGACCTTTACAGGCGTTGAGGGCCCTGTAGAGGACAAGGCCTGCGCAATATGCCTGGATGATCTTACCACCGATTTAATATCCCTAAACGGAtgcctacacatttaccaCAAAACCTGCTTTGTCGAATACGTTCTTAACAGCAAGAAGTCCAAGATAGTATGCCCGCTCTGTAACTGCATTTCTTTTGCAGGACGGGGCCCCTCACCTCCCGGCAAAATGTCTTGGAACGTGAAAAAGGAGGTGACTCTGCTCTCCAATGGGACCCTCATAACGACCATTGAGATAAAATACAAGATGGAGAGTGGCACTCAACTTCGATGGCATCCTAACCCGGGAAAGCCGTACAAGGGAGTCTATAAAAAGGCCTTCCTGCCCATAACTTCCGACTACCTCTTCATCCTAAAAATGCTAATATTGGCTTTCCTTGATGGGCAAACCTTCAGAATAGAGGATTCGTTTGATGCGAAGTTTGGAAACACCGTATGGAATGGGATAGAGCATAAAACCAACATCGATGGCGGCGTTGAGGGTGGAGGGTTTCCGGATAGCAACTACAAGTCACGAGTACTAGAAAACATACTTTCCAAGGGAGTTGAGTAttcaatataa
- a CDS encoding chromatin-binding protein, whose translation MFILHRKRTSLLVKPQWDAVAKHESKGSFSLVESSSVNNNNGTTLALQYDEEGKPKYDQVITQNMRKGKIAYTRPSDQKEKSFTSDQLTRPSEDRVQENLAKTKEALQLALSSKNTQMVQKSESEIFRYTPNQKSEVGQRLIKMTTRVVDPLEPSNIRHKKMPANPPSPPAAVLHSPPRKLTKEDQMNWKIPPCVSNWKNQKGYTLPIDKRVQADGRRLREVVINDKFASLSESLFIAERTAREEVRMRNEIIREEKLKEAKKREEELRELAAKAREERHQLFAQSKSKGSDSMSKHDVEEDEEYARGSRHRSEGKHRHDRDDEDEREHDRGSRYRHRDDKDDRKYRDDRKETRHDKEDRKHRDDRYDKEERYDKEERYDKEERYERKHRRDRDYRDDRDYRDYREDRDYREDRDYREDREDRDDRDGRDDRRHSRHDRRDRSSSRHSSDRTEDSDDERRELLKIEAERRRELEREWRLEKGIKKRRTGERDVSEKIALGQAKPTKITDLYDARLLQGEAGMSSGFDGGDDEGYNIYDKPLFADRSTANIYQHSKERFTKSTGDMNVASFANADRGVQRNTPVEFVKDPDPFGFEKLLQKAKKT comes from the exons ATGTTCATTTTACACAGGAAGAGGACCAGTTTGCTAGTTAAGCCGCAATGGGATGCCGTCGCAAAGCACGAATCTAAAGGATCATTCTCTCTGGTTGAGAGCTCCTCagtaaacaataataacgGGACG ACGCTGGCGCTACAATATGATGAAGAAGGGAAGCCCAAGTACGACCAAGTGATTACGCAGAACATGAGAAAGGGGAAGATTGCATACACGAGGCCCTCGGATCAGAAGGAAAAGAGCTTCACAAGCGACCAGTTGACGAGACCATCGGAGGATAGAGTCCAGGAAAACCTGGCTAAGACAAAAGAGGCCCTGCAGTTGGCACTCTCCTCAAAAAATACGCAGATGGTTCAGAAGTCGGAATCTGAGATATTCAGATACACCCCGAACCAGAAGAGCGAG gTGGGTCAAAGGCTTATTAAAATGACGACGAGAGTGGTGGACCCACTCGAGCCCTCGAACATAAGGCATAAAAAGATGCCAGCAAACCCGCCGAGTCCACCGGCAGCAGTGCTCCACTCGCCGCCgaggaagctgacgaaggaAGATCAAATGAACTGGAAGATCCCGCCGTGCGTGAGTAACTGGAAAAACCAGAAGGGGTACACGCTGCCAATAGATAAGCGCGTGCAAGCGGACGGAAGAAGACTTCGAGAAGTGGTGATCAACGACAAGTTCGCATCACTCTCAGAGTCGCTCTTCATAGCAGAAAGGACAGCAAGGGAGGAAGTGAGAATGAGAAACGAGATAATACGCGAGGAGAAGCTCAAGGAGGCGAAGAAACGCGAAGAAGAGTTGCGCGAGTTGGCTGCAAAGGCAAGAGAGGAAAGACATCAGTTGTTCGCACAGTCAAAGTCAAAGGGCTCAGATTCAATGAGTAAGCACGACGTAGAGGAGGATGAAGAATACGCGAGGGGAAGTAGACACAGGAGTGAAGGAAAACATAGGCACGATAGAGACGACGAAGATGAAAGAGAACATGATCGTGGCAGTAGGTATAGACACAGAGATGACAAAGACGATAGGAAGTACAGAGACGATAGAAAAGAAACGAGGCACGACAAGGAAGATAGGAAGCATAGGGACGACAGATATGACAAAGAAGAAAGATATGACAAAGAAGAAAGATATGACAAAGAAGAAAGATATGAAAGGAAACATAGACGTGATAGAGATTATAGAGATGATAGAGATTATAGAGATTATAGAGAGGATAGAGATTATAGAGAGGATAGAGATTATAGAGAGGATAGAGAGGATAGAGATGATAGAGATGGTAGAGATGATAGGAGGCACTCCAGGCACGATAGGCGTGATAGGAGTAGCTCGAGGCACAGCAGTGACCGCACAGAAGACAGTGACGACGAGAGAAGAGAGCTCCTGAAGATAGAGGCGgaacgaagaagagagtTGGAGCGAGAATGGCGCCTGGAAAAGGGAataaagaagaggaggacaGGCGAAAGGGACGTGAGCGAAAAGATAGCACTGGGCCAGGCGAAGCCGACGAAAATCACAGACCTATACGACGCGAGACTGTTGCAAGGAGAGGCAGGAATGTCATCA GGCTTCGATGGAGGAGATGACGAGGGATATAACATCTACGATAAGCCGCTCTTCGCCGACAGAAGCACGGCGAACATATATCAGCACTCGAAGGAGCGGTTCACTAAGTCCACAGG TGATATGAACGTGGCTTCCTTCGCCAACGCGGACCGCGGAGTACAGAGAAACACGCCAGTGGAGTTCGTAAAGGACCCGGACCCATTCGGATTTGAAAAGTTGCTTCAAAAGGCAAAGAAGACATAG
- a CDS encoding uncharacterized protein (helicase/SANT-associated, DNA binding domain containing protein) → MMEKNSKDTQQASEMNAYNISGPSQQNHQKTVNGSEKRKAETSEYDMWKFSYSLVKNGYSILAPEPSQRSRSYRDLILQEMNWMALDYYQERRWKSHIAKEISNSINTSIIDRKKLKRDWPSKQCSYNVEMFWLKLKETGENSGISNALQEYCQRMVSGKNLWFNSHEVVEEAPPKRNDLLAITVPVYKNANTNSVNIAKNEVVNATLNHMLVLGADLYPQYHRPPDDEIDVFTLPALNPKHEFDYNTLLLMLYSLQGNMLKKMSRQELKAILTNVNKYKTYQQQQTAPTQPLRRLPRDDIDPFSLSVNYRDFLDNSPMQPMYVQKMVLKWEDPVINDSDFELLDSWMLEKRCWPLISIALNLRSSSGGLMRRDFSPRACREAFKKIKKTPRGLVNSSKKLLGPKQTKTILSFIDAPPGNYKFKLIVPPESATADPNVKLMTSESGESQMKTLFGEVFRYYREESKLYSMTQAGKKETFYSILRLGGDHKADKKLLLKEVESECSDAFMVPLNAKVEVMSTNPSVSMPTGLVELMSYDGNMEQFIIVKRGTKKAPEGAPSAQARNRFVRYSGRRFGVNHRFSSLNSVVTLATSLNSHDNVVRNLGYSELSTRINKQLRIGFVGIPTKMFVYSLFYCGRIKPDFRVRRVALSISSINKFMPPPHLLYGRMFDTEISLVLNKPRPMPYDKQRSKSSESQDTFTNELVQTYSNEVNSYLKTKADETNLPTVLSMFAQVSLAKGNLTNQSCFSNKKIPIVASGFSSSANTSNSSSTPTDRKKTMANSFESTPRQKTRQGAELTIPLENLQSFRPRQDAVLRRHVQHPHGIMSLHQYQQMQMMYNMMNAMQQQMKQMNNINMMNLSQQMNAMNNINAGMGNLGNMNMAAGINMAMGQPINSIGSMNQQLSSMGQQINAMNQGMGGMSQQLVYNIQNQPMQHYQEEESYQYRYDQQRPRHS, encoded by the exons ATGATGGAAAAGAATTCGAAAGATACTCAACAAGCTAGTGAAATGAATGCGTATAACATCTCGGGACCATCTCAACAAAATCACCAAAAGACCGTTAACGGCTCTGAAAAAAGAAAGGCGGAAACAAGCGAGTATGATATGTGGAAGTTTTCGTACAGTTTAGTAAAAAACGGATACAGTATACTGGCGCCGGAGCCGTCGCAGAGAAGCAGAAGCTACCGCGACCTCATCCTGCAGGAAATGAACTGGATGGCGTTGGACTATTACCAGGAGAGGAGATGGAAGTCCCATATCGCAAAAGAGATATCAAACTCAATAAACACATCGATAATAGACAggaaaaaattgaagagAGACTGGCCGTCGAAGCAGTGTTCATACAACGTGGAAATGTTTTGGCTTAAACTAAAGGAAACAGGAGAAAACTCGGGAATATCAAACGCACTTCAAGAGTACTGCCAAAGAATGGTGTCAGGGAAGAACCTGTGGTTCAACTCCCACGAGGTGGTCGAGGAGGCGCCGCCGAAGAGGAACGACCTGCTGGCAATAACAGTGCCAGTCTACAAAAACGCGAACACGAACTCGGTGAACATTGCGAAAAATGAGGTGGTCAACGCGACGCTGAACCACATGCTGGTGCTGGGCGCAGATCTGTACCCTCAGTATCACAGGCCACCAGACGACGAGATAGACGTCTTCACACTCCCAGCACTGAACCCGAAGCACGAGTTCGACTATAACACACTGCTGCTCATGCTCTATTCACTACAGGGAAACATGCTCAAGAAGATGTCAAGACAGGAGTTGAAGGCGATACTGACGAACGTGAACAAGTACAAGACGTATCAACAGCAGCAGACAGCCCCGACGCAGCCGCTGAGAAGACTCCCGAGGGACGACATAGACCCGTTCTCGCTGAGCGTCAACTACAGAGATTTCCTGGACAACTCGCCAATGCAGCCAATGTACGTGCAGAAGATGGTGCTGAAGTGGGAGGACCCGGTGATCAACGACTCGGACTttgagctgctggactCGTGGATGCTGGAGAAGAGGTGCTGGCCGTTGATCTCAATAGCACTGAACCTGAGGTCGAGCTCAGGAGGACTGATGCGCAGAGACTTCAGCCCGAGAGCGTGCAGAGAGGcctttaaaaaaataaaaaagacGCCGAGGGGGCTGGTCAACTCgtcgaagaagctgctgggcCCGAAGCAGACGAAGACGATTCTGAGCTTCATAGACGCGCCGCCAGGAAACTATAAGTTCAAGCTCATAGTGCCGCCGGAGAGCGCGACCGCAGACCCTAACGTCAAATTGATGACATCTGAGTCTGGAGAAAGTCAAATGAAGACGCTCTTCGGAGAAGTGTTCAGGTACTACAGAGAGGAGAGTAAGCTTTACTCAATGACGCAGGCAGGAAAGAAGGAGACCTTCTACTCGATCCTGAGGCTGGGAGGAGACCACAAGGCGgacaagaagctgctgctgaaggaggtggAGTCGGAGTGCTCGGACGCCTTCATGGTCCCCCTGAACGCAAAGGTGGAAGTAATGTCGACGAACCCGTCAGTCAGCATGCCAACAGGGCTCGTGGAGCTGATGAGTTACGACGGGAACATGGAGCAGTTCATAATCGTGAAGAGGGGCACGAAGAAGGCACCAGAAGGGGCGCCGAGTGCGCAGGCGAGAAACAGGTTCGTGCGCTACTCAGGAAGACGCTTCGGCGTGAACCACAGGTTCAGCTCGCTCAACTCAGTGGTCACGCTGGCGACGAGCCTGAACAGCCACGACAACGTGGTGAGGAACCTGGGCTACTCGGAGCTGTCGACGAGGATCAACAAGCAGCTGAGAATAGGATTCGTGGGGATCCCGACGAAGATGTTCGTGTACTCGCTCTTCTACTGCGGAAGGATCAAGCCAGACTTCAGAGTGAGGAGAGTGGCGCTCTCGATCTCGAGCATCAACAAGTTCATGCCGCCGCCGCACCTGCTCTACGGAAGAATGTTCGACACCGAGATCAGCCTGGTGCTGAACAAGCCGAGACCGATGCCCTACGACAAGCAGAGGTCTAAGTCGTCGGAGTCCCAGGACACCTTCACCAATGAGCTGGTGCAGACCTACTCGAACGAGGTGAACTCGTACCTGAAGACGAAGGCAGACGAAACGAACCTGCCGACAGTGCTCTCGATGTTCGCGCAGGTGTCGCTGGCAAAGGGCAACCTGACGAACCAGAGCTGCTTCTCGAACAAGAAGATACCAATAGTGGCCTCCGGATTCAGCTCGTCAGCAAACACGAGCAATTCGAGCTCGACGCCCACAGATAGGAAGAAGACCATGGCAAACTCCTTCGAAAGCACGCCGAGGCAGAAGACGAGGCAGGGAGCAGAGCTGACGATCCCACTCGAGAATTTGCAGAGCTTCAGGCCGAGGCAGGATGCGGTGTTGCGAAGGCACGTGCAGCACCCTCACGGCATCATGTCGCTGCACCAGTACCAGCAGATGCAGATGATGTACAACATGA TGAACGCAATGCAGCAGCAAATGAAACAGATGAACAACATTAACATGATGAACCTGAGTCAGCAGATGAACGCAATGAACAACATTAACGCGGGCATGGGAAACCTGGGCAACATGAACATGGCCGCAGGCATTAACATGGCAATGGGCCAGCCGATCAACAGCATTGGCTCCATGAATCAGCAGCTGAGCTCAATGGGCCAGCAGATTAACGCGATGAACCAGGGCATGGGAGGAATGAGTCAGCAG CTCGTGTACAACATCCAGAACCAGCCGATGCAGCACTACCAGGAGGAGGAGTCGTATCAGTACAGGTACGACCAGCAGAGGCCAAGGCACTCCTAA
- a CDS encoding DNA helicase, with protein MEHLLEPIPLRHTVGNNYYEYFDQLSKNVHYAKLGGNNHKGCININDKPYTITLSEFFSFVNKCKGPGEPVQVPFTTRKNINIDLFPQFGNTHTEKDPERGYISQKDGKGAGRFSNYQDHEYDSTNENEEERKQNVWEESSKINYNEGEFDLKKLIYSGDKWEQEFEWSNQVKKINEEVFHNPSFRLNQLSAINCILSNNDTFVIIPTGGGKSLCFQLPAVYDTLTGRGSTTIVIMPLLSLIEDQVNRLKELKISCRAIVGDLKLSEKLSILKDLSRGTKGPGGYQGGEGGSDISVLFITPESLVSSNILKNSLLSMYRNGQISRFVLDEVHCVSQWGNDFRPNYGKLGMIRANFPEVPIVALTATATESVIKDVILKLNLRDVVVFKSDFNRKNLEYVVVEKQRSFKLAIKQLTEIVENFKDSCGIVYCFSCNESERVSRELSKVTSCFHYHAQMSTAMRTRVYNDWINDNVRVIVATIAFGMGIDKKDVRFVVHFSLSKSVENYFQESGRAGRDQRKSTCILMYDYHDVERLMLLTSPYSAANRYAKNKKTQDVETNTCKLLSMMDYCEEKILCRRMMLLGYFGQRFTSKCIIPCDNCKITPNSTVTTLNTPSSQATSTNAGSQQANTSAHGGDTTRARAGNLNMPVKPFRLMNFYEHAQHICKSLFSCSRSLTLNDLHKLLMDKSIKQGKGNELLQGYLKSKGIDSKTAMLLLKKMIIHRLLQIRIVQNENSFTLYYIQPNRNYYNYLTSMSKLIMPYPKEPRGEKKPENERRKERAIRDEARKAKIKVKRAKSKDKGAKSDSKKAKPEVKGDKVKSSERKKKEKSEVKTDVTGEHEALISQGKHDKSNDGKPDSSRPKAKRKSESTKRKAGDTEKRTKKPKLE; from the coding sequence ATGGAACACCTACTTGAGCCGATTCCCTTGAGACACACTGTGGGAAACAATTACTATGAATACTTTGACCAGTTATCAAAAAATGTACATTACGCAAAACTTGGTGGAAACAATCACAAAGGTTGCATAAATATCAATGATAAACCATATACGATAACACTTTCTGAGTTTTTTTCATTCGTTAACAAGTGTAAAGGTCCCGGAGAACCGGTTCAAGTACCATTCACTACAAGGAAGAACATAAACATTGATTTATTTCCGCAGTTTGGCAACACACATACCGAAAAGGATCCCGAAAGAGGATATATATCGCAGAAGGATGGAAAGGGAGCAGGGCGTTTTTCGAATTACCAGGACCATGAGTATGATTCCACcaatgaaaatgaagaagaaaggaaACAAAACGTATGGGAAGAATcgagtaaaataaactacAACGAGGGAGAATTtgacctgaagaagctgatataCTCAGGAGATAAGTGGGAACAGGAGTTCGAATGGAGCAATCAAGTGAAGAAAATCAACGAGGAGGTGTTCCACAACCCGTCGTTTAGACTGAACCAGCTGTCTGCAATAAACTGCATTCTAAGCAATAACGACACGTTTGTAATAATACCCACGGGAGGAGGGAAGTCACTGTGCTTTCAGCTTCCGGCAGTGTACGACACACTGACGGGCAGAGGGAGTACGACGATAGTGATCATGCCGCTGCTGTCGCTAATAGAAGACCAGGTAAACAGGCTGAAAGAGTTGAAAATAAGCTGCAGAGCAATAGTGGGAGACCTGAAGCTGTCGGAAAAGCTGTCGATACTGAAGGACCTTAGCAGGGGCACAAAAGGCCCAGGAGGTTAccaaggaggagaaggaggaagcgACATAAGCGTGCTGTTCATAACGCCGGAGTCGCTGGTGTCCTCAAACATACTTAAAAACAGCCTGCTGAGCATGTACAGGAACGGACAAATATCGAGGTTCGTGCTGGACGAGGTGCACTGCGTGTCGCAATGGGGAAACGACTTCAGGCCGAACTACGGAAAGCTGGGCATGATCAGAGCGAACTTCCCAGAGGTGCCGATCGTGGCGCTGACGGCGACGGCGACGGAGAGCGTGATCAAGGACGTTATCCTGAAGCTTAACCTGCGGGACGTGGTGGTCTTCAAGTCGGACTTTAACAGGAAGAACCTGGAGTACGTAGTGGTGGAGAAGCAGAGGAGCTTCAAGCTAGCGATAAAGCAGCTGACCGAGATCGTCGAAAACTTCAAGGACAGCTGCGGAATAGTCTACTGCTTCAGCTGCAACGAGTCGGAGCGCGTGAGCAGAGAGCTCTCGAAGGTGACGAGCTGCTTCCACTACCACGCGCAGATGAGCACGGCCATGAGGACGCGAGTGTACAACGACTGGATCAACGACAACGTGAGGGTGATCGTGGCGACGATAGCGTTCGGAATGGGCATCGACAAGAAGGACGTGCGCTTCGTAGTGCACTTCTCGCTCTCGAAGTCGGTGGAAAACTACTTCCAGGAGTCGGGGAGGGCGGGAAGGGACCAGAGGAAGAGCACGTGCATCCTGATGTACGACTACCACGACGTGGAGAGGCTGATGCTGCTGACGAGCCCGTACAGCGCGGCGAACAGGTACGCGAAAAACAAGAAGACGCAGGACGTGGAGACGAACACCTGCAAGCTGCTGAGCATGATGGACTACTGCGAGGAGAAGATTCTGTGCAGGAGGATGATGCTGCTGGGCTACTTCGGCCAGAGGTTCACGAGCAAGTGCATAATACCATGTGACAACTGCAAAATAACGCCAAACAGCACCGTCACGACGCTGAACACGCCTAGTTCTCAAGCAACAAGCACAAACGCGGGCAGTCAACAGGCAAATACAAGTGCCCACGGCGGCGACACCACCAGGGCGAGAGCCGGTAACCTCAACATGCCCGTGAAGCCGTTCAGACTCATGAACTTCTACGAGCATGCGCAGCACATATGCAAAAGCCTCTTTAGCTGCAGCCGGAGCCTGACGCTGAACGACCTGCACAAGCTGCTCATGGATAAGTCGATAAAGCAGGGCAAGGGGAACGAGTTGCTGCAGGGCTACCTCAAGTCGAAGGGAATAGACTCTAAGACGGCAATGctcctgctgaagaagatgatcaTCCACAGGCTTCTCCAGATACGAATCGTGCAGAACGAAAACTCGTTCACGCTGTATTACATTCAGCCTAACAGGaactactacaactacCTGACGTCGATGAGTAAGCTGATCATGCCCTATCCCAAGGAGCCTAGAGGGGAAAAGAAGCCTGAAAATGaaagaaggaaggagaGGGCGATCAGGGACGAAGCCAGAAAGGCAAAGATTAAGGTCAAAAGGGCGAAGTCGAAGGATAAAGGGGCTAAGTCCGACTCCAAAAAGGCTAAGCCTGAAGTTAAGGGGGATAAAGTAAAGTCTTCtgagaggaagaagaaagagaAATCTGAAGTTAAAACTGACGTCACAGGGGAGCACGAGGCGTTAATCAGTCAAGGCAAGCATGATAAATCTAACGACGGCAAGCCTGACTCCAGCAGGCCCAAAGCAAAGCGCAAAAGTGAATCGACAAAGAGGAAAGCGGGCGATACTGAGAAGAGGACTAAGAAGCCCAAATTGGAGTGA
- a CDS encoding autophagy-related peptidase, whose product MSSLGHRESISVLYNRKLGAGFGILFTYRHGLNYRFPRGSYPKHRRLFSIFRPFSLSQDLVQVDTDKGWGCVVRSTQMALAQALINLIIGPEFSMEDLLVNNKSPRTGHLDAKLLSLDGLQQLLTEESHADELTKLSIILSQFYDDKSSLFSLYNFIVADLVLKTCTKFLSFGPTSTAVCISKVINDANIAISSISFPDGVFYINKVKDLFEKNKYLLVWVSMKKKLDKYEKETVRSLFKLKQFNGIVGGNLLHRSYYIFGTSSKRLYYNDPHLYCKKAFTDLKYLDIIKEFMNKRVKSMNWRYLNASLTMLFSFKGKQDFKDFLANTFETQPTIESFPFEFVTDRDLTFN is encoded by the exons ATGAGCAGTCTCGGCCACAGGGAGAGCATCAGCGTGCTCTACAACCGGAAGCTGGGAGCCGGGTTTGGAATCCTGTTCACATACAGGCACGGCCTGAACTACCGGTTCCCCAGGGGCTCCTACCCCAAGCATCGCAGACTTTTCAGCATTTTCAGGCCATTTAGCCTCTCCCAGGACCTCGTTCAGGTCGACACTGACAAGGGTTGGGGGTGTGTAGTCCGGTCCACACAGATGGCGCTGGCACAGGCGCTGATCAACCTGATCATCGGGCCCGAGTTCAGCATGGAAGACCTGCTGGTCAACAACAAGAGCCCTAGAACTGGGCATTTGGACGCGAAGCTGCTCAGTTTGGACGggctgcagcagctgctgacCGAGGAGTCCCACGCCGACGAGCTCACGAAACTCTCCATAATTCTATCGCAGTTTTACGACGACAAGAGCTCTCTGTTTTCCCTATACAATTTCATAGTAGCAGACCTGGTTCTGAAGACGTGTACGAAGTTTTTGTCCTTCGGGCCCACCAGCACCGCCGTGTGTATCTCCAAGGTGATAAATGACGCGAACATCGCCATCAGCTCAATTTCGTTCCCCGATGGCgttttttacataaataag GTAAAGGATCTCTTTGAGAAGAACAA GTACTTGCTCGTGTGGGTGTctatgaagaagaagttggATAAATACGAGAAGGAAACGGTGAGATCGCTCTTTAAGCTGAAGCAGTTCAACGGAATAGTGGGAGGGAACTTGCTACACAGATCGTATTACATATTCGGAACGAGCTCAAAGCGACTCTACTACAACGACCCACACCTGTATTGCAAA AAGGCGTTCACTGATCTTAAGTATCTGGACATAATCAAGGAATTTATGAACAAGAGAGTGAAGAGCATGAACTGGAGGTACCTCAATGCGTCTCTAACAATGCTCTTCTCGTTTAAG GGTAAACAAGATTTTAAGGATTTTCTCGCCAACACATTTGAAACCCAACCGACGATAGAATCATTTCCATTCGAATTTGTCACGGATCGAGATTTAACGTTCAACTAA